A stretch of the Lolium perenne isolate Kyuss_39 chromosome 3, Kyuss_2.0, whole genome shotgun sequence genome encodes the following:
- the LOC127341142 gene encoding uncharacterized protein, producing MAPPFIYCPSDDSSNDEKAAVRAAMDGNLGLLKGIVKSLPKGNGDLSAIFSFNTDGANVLHIAAYNAHLKVCKYLVEELGGDVNAPAYGALALGSTPFMMSAQSGDFPTLEYFLHRGGDLMKADDKGRTVLHHAAGSGSCKITEFLLSKGVPVDLDCGRGTPLYMAATNDQDKTLKILLDHHANPNIIISGIGAPLLSAIIYRSFKCVKLLIMAGADVNGKGSMVTPLVFATMQGGYTNFIQLLLMAGADPNIPDDMGRLPIEHAASRGCVVEVEMLLPVTTPIPNAPDWSIEGVISFAKNEDKKPIEQRHIERRNALFKSQADMAFRQKEYKMASQFHDLAIDIGGSAMLYANSSLCKLLMGDGDCALSDALGCRMLRPKWAEACFRQAAAHMVLKEYKQACDALEDAQKMDPGNAEIEIELRKARELMKNPPGDGAEQ from the exons ATGGCGCCGCCGTTCATCTACTGCCCCTCCGACGACAGCAGCAACG ATGAGAAGGCTGCCgtgagggcggccatggacggCAACCTCGGCCTCCTCAAAG GTATTGTGAAGAGTCTTCCCAAGGGAAATGGCGACTTGTCTGCGATTTTCTCTTTCAACACGGATGGGGCTAATGTGTTGCATATCGCGGCATACAATGCCCATCTGAAGGTCTGCAAGTATTTGGTGGAGGAGCTTGGGGGAGATGTGAATGCTCCTGCATATGGAGCTCTAGCTCTAG GCTCGACTCCGTTTATGATGTCTGCTCAGTCGGGTGATTTTCCTACcttggaatattttcttcatcgtGGTGGTGATCTAATGAAAGCGGACGACAAAGGACGCACAGTTCTCCACCATGCTGCGGGTTCAG GAAGTTGCAAGATAACAGAGTTTCTTCTTTCAAAAGGGGTGCCAGTCGACTTGGACTGTGGCCGTGGAACCCCACTCTACATGGCTGCTACAAATGACCAAGATAAGACACTGAAGATTTTACTGGACCACCATGCGAAT CCTAACATCATTATTAGTGGTATTGGAGCTCCcctgctgagtgctattatttaCCGTTCATTCAAGTGCGTGAAGCTACTCATTATG GCTGGTGCTGATGTTAATGGCAAGGGTTCCATGGTTACTCCTCTAGTATTTGCAACGATGCAAGGAGGTTACACCAACTTTATTCAGTTGCTACTGATGGCTGGAGCAGATCCTAATATTCCTGATGAT ATGGGCAGGTTGCCAATAGAGCATGCTGCATCACGTGGTTGCGTGGTAGAGGTTGAAATGTTGCTTCCTGTGACAACCCCAATTCCAAATGCCCCAGACTGGAGTATCGAGGGAGTAATTTCGTTTGCAAAAAACGAAGATAAAAAGCCAATA GAGCAACGGCACATTGAAAGAAGAAACGCTTTGTTCAAGTCACAGGCTGATATGGCATTCAGGCAGAAGGAGTATAAGATGGCATCACAGTTTCATGATTTG GCAATAGATATTGGGGGGAGTGCAATGCTGTATGCAAACAGCAGTCTTTGTAAGCTGCTCATGGGCGATGGTGATTGTGCTTTGTCAGATGCGCTTGGGTGCAGAATGCTACGACCTAAGTGGGCAGAAGCTTGCTTCCGTCAAGCTGCAGCTCACATGGTACTCAAG GAATATAAACAAGCCTGTGATGCTCTTGAAGATGCACAAAAAATGGATCCTGGGAATGCTGAGATTGAGATTGAATTACG GAAAGCTAGGGAACTCATGAAGAATCCTCCTGGCGATGGTGCCGAGCAGTGA
- the LOC127341140 gene encoding reticulon-like protein B12 translates to MDRRHAGEFVVDVVLWRRGRAEVSALALAATVSSWIILGAGAGGGYTAVSLSCNVLLLLLTVLFAWSKAARLLNRPLPPVPDLQPAVEGFTSLLHSGLTDLSAAFRRVALGDPDSGGLFCRVALCLAAASLLGGLAQDLPTFCYAGAVVALTVPALYQRCSMERYARLACLNLYRYELVYQSFSLRCYLSARDYLIELLKEP, encoded by the exons ATGGATCGCCGCCATGCCGGAGAATTCG TGGTGGACGTGGTGCTGTGGCGGCGAGGCCGGGCCGAGGTGAGCGCCCTGGCCCTGGCGGCCACCGTCTCCTCCTGGATCATCCTCGGCGCTGGAGCCGGCGGAGGGTACACGGCGGTGTCGCTGTCCTGCAAcgtgctgctcctcctgctgACCGTCCTCTTCGCGTGGTCCAAGGCGGCGCGCCTCCTCAACCGGCCGCTGCCGCCGGTCCCGGACCTGCAGCCGGCGGTGGAGGGATTCACGTCCCTGCTCCACTCCGGCCTCACGGACCTCTCCGCCGCCTTCCGCCGCGTCGCGCTCGGCGACCCCGACTCGGGCGGCCTCTTCTGCCGGGTCGCCCTCtgcctcgccgccgcctccctcctcgGCGGCCTCGCCCAGGACCTTCCCACCTTCTGCTACGCGGGCGCCGTCGTCGCCCTGACGGTGCCGGCCCTGTACCAGAGGTGCTCCATGGAGCGGTACGCGAGGCTGGCGTGCCTGAACCTGTACAGGTACGAGCTGGTGTACCAGAGCTTCTCCCTCAGATGCTACCTCAGCGCCAGGGACTACCTCATTGAGCTGCTCAAGGAACCATGA
- the LOC127341139 gene encoding uncharacterized protein translates to MAPPFIYCPSDDSSNDEKAVIKAAIEGNLGRLKGIVKSLTKGNGELSAIFSFNVDGANALHIAAYKGHLEVCKYLVEELGGDGNAPGYGALALGSSPFMMSAQSCDIPTFKYFLDRGGDLMKADDKGRTALHHAAGSGSCKITEFILSKGVPVDLDCGRGTPLYVAATNEQDKTVKILLDHHANPNIIISGIGSPLLSAIIYRSLKCVKLLLKAGADVNCKGSMATPLIFATMQGGYTNYIKLLLKAGADPNIPDDVGTLPIEYAALRDCIEEVEMLFPVTSPIPNAPDWSIEGVISYAKIEHEKPIEQRHLERRTALFKSQADTAFRQKEYKMASHFYGLAIAHGKSATLYANRSLCKLLMADGDGALSDALKCRMLRPKWAKACFHQAAAHMLLKEYKQACDGLEDAQRMDPGNAEIDVQLRKARELMKNTPGDDGEQ, encoded by the exons ATGGCGCCGCCCTTCATCTACTGCCCCTCCGACGACAGCAGCAACG ATGAGAAGGCTGTCATCAAGGCGGCCATAGAAGGCAACCTCGGCCGCCTCAAAG GTATTGTGAAGAGTCTTACCAAGGGAAACGGCGAGCTGTCTGCGATTTTTTCTTTCAACGTGGATGGAGCTAATGCGCTGCATATCGCGGCATACAAGGGCCATCTGGAGGTTTGCAAGTATTTGGTGGAGGAGCTTGGGGGAGATGGGAATGCTCCTGGATACGGGGCTCTAGCTCTAG GCTCGAGTCCGTTTATGATGTCTGCTCAGTCCTGTGATATTCCTACCTTCAAATATTTTCTTGATCGTGGTGGTGATCTAATGAAAGCAGATGACAAAGGACGCACAGCTCTCCACCATGCTGCGGGCTCAG GAAGTTGCAAGATAACAGAGTTCATCCTTTCCAAAGGAGTGCCAGTTGACTTGGACTGTGGCCGTGGAACCCCACTCTATGTGGCTGCTACAAACGAGCAAGATAAGACAGTGAAGATTTTACTGGACCACCACGCGAAT CCTAACATCATTATTAGTGGTATTGGATCTCCcctgctgagtgctattatttaCCGTTCATTGAAGTGTGTGAAGCTACTCCTTAAG GCTGGTGCCGATGTTAACTGCAAGGGTTCCATGGCTACTCCTCTGATTTTTGCCACGATGCAAGGAGGTTACACCAACTACATTAAGTTGCTACTTAAGGCTGGAGCAGATCCTAATATCCCCGATGAT GTGGGTACATTGCCTATAGAGTATGCTGCATTACGTGATTGCATCGAAGAGGTTGAAATGTTGTTTCCTGTGACTAGCCCAATTCCAAATGCCCCAGACTGGAGTATTGAGGGAGTAATTTCTTATGCGAAAATTGAACATGAAAAGCCAATA GAGCAAAGGCACCTTGAAAGAAGAACTGCTTTGTTCAAGTCCCAGGCTGATACGGCATTCAGGCAGAAGGAGTATAAGATGGCATCACACTTTTATGGTTTG GCAATAGCCCATGGAAAGAGTGCAACACTGTATGCAAACAGGAGTCTTTGTAAGCTGCTCATGGCCGATGGTGACGGTGCTTTGTCAGATGCTCTCAAGTGCAGAATGCTGAGACCTAAGTGGGCAAAAGCTTGCTTCCATCAAGCTGCAGCTCACATGCTACTCAAG GAATATAAACAAGCCTGTGATGGTCTCGAAGATGCACAAAGAATGGATCCTGGGAATGCTGAGATTGATGTTCAATTACG GAAAGCGCGGGAACTCATGAAGAATACTCCTGGCGATGATGGTGAGCAGTGA